From the Roseofilum casamattae BLCC-M143 genome, the window GAGATGACACTAATCCTAGTCCATTTAAGATCATCCCTTTGACTACTTGACCGGCACTGATTTTTTCCCCTCTTTGCTCACCTAGGATTTCATTAATTTTTCCTTCCATTCCAATAGAATCAATGATGCCTGCTACCAATCCTAAATGGTCTATATTACTTATTTCTACTGACATATCTGAGAGTTGACTTTCGTCTATTTCCTCTCTAGTATGACAGTCTGAGGGAACTTTGTTCCGACTTTTTTCAGTAAGCTTAAATACTCAATGCTTTTCCTCGAGTTCTTATACTACATTTTGTCGCGCGGAATGTGGGATACAAGGTATAACAGAAATGATATTAGCTCTTCTCTGATTTCTGTTCCCTTGCTCTGAGTGGAGCCGAAGGATTATTCCCTCAACTCAATATTCATTTCACTGCCTCGACCTACTCATTCTGGGTTTGATGGCTCAACCTCAACGATCGCGCCATTGTCCGGTTCGC encodes:
- a CDS encoding DUF4277 domain-containing protein, with product MSVEISNIDHLGLVAGIIDSIGMEGKINEILGEQRGEKISAGQVVKGMILNGLGLVSS